The following proteins come from a genomic window of Bactrocera tryoni isolate S06 chromosome 1, CSIRO_BtryS06_freeze2, whole genome shotgun sequence:
- the LOC120782886 gene encoding general odorant-binding protein 99a, whose translation MKTAIALCLLLAVTSAEYVVKNEENLQQFRRECATELKVPAEHIEQFRKWQFPNDSVTQCYLKCVFEKFGLFDAETGFNVEHIHQQLQGAEVAPPGDADHDDVVHDKIAACVDTNEQGSNACEWAYRGGVCFIKENLQLVKHSVKPQA comes from the exons ATGAAGACCGCCATCGCACTCTGTTTATTACTTGCTGTG aCTTCAGCCGAATATGTCGTGAAAAACGAGGAGAACTTGCAGCAATTTCGCCGCGAATGCGCCACCGAACTGAAAGTGCCCGCAGAACACATAGAACAATTTCGCAAATGGCAATTCCCCAATGACTCCGTCACACAGTGCTATTTGAAatgtgtttttgaaaaattcggtCTGTTCGATGCTGAGACTGGTTTCAACGTTGAGCACATTCATCAGCAGCTGCAGGGTGCCGAAGTGGCGCCACCTGGCGATGCCGACCATGATGACGTCGTTCACGACAAGATCGCCGCCTGTGTCGACACTAATGAACAGGGTTCGAACGCCTGTGAGTGGGCTTATCGTGGTGGCGTTTGCTTCATTAAGGAGAACCTGCAATTAGTAAAGCACAGCGTTAAGCCACAagcttaa